From Watersipora subatra chromosome 2, tzWatSuba1.1, whole genome shotgun sequence, one genomic window encodes:
- the LOC137387734 gene encoding uncharacterized protein isoform X2 has product MGKIYRQMRNRGDQMSLDIDMLRDKAGPIYEYLSQLRKQVRQSRVSAADCKLNKKVSLRLASSALQDGVKEMYSALHESEHRLLHVRAKGDCESHISACNERQQLEKSLKVPRHDKSDMTAKKPVWLDDEYMNNAVRSKLPMFSRIKEAAWHTARLNALKNEKKAFFKKICCIISVLGYIKQMKQPTANPTPLSPETMKKYKHTIDILTSDVLHHARLTDGLVSKRPTISKSFTTQRRPTVFKKPATSVLRETVAARRSTLQLNKDDLASNLTANSLRSPGNGWQA; this is encoded by the exons ATGGGCAAGATATACCGTCAGATGAGGAATAGAGGTGATCAGATGAGTCTTGACATTGACATGTTGCGTGATAAAGCTGGGCCTATATACGAGTACCTCTCTCAACTG AGAAAGCAAGTTCGTCAAAGTCGCGTCAGTGCAGCTGACTGTAAACTGAACAAAAAAGTTAGCCTTAGATTGGCAAGTTCAGCTCTACAAGACGGAGTAAAAGAGATGTACTCAGCCTTGCATGAGTCAGAGCACAGGCTACTGCATGTTCGGGCAAAAGGAGATTGTGAAAGTCATATCTCTGCTTGCAAT GAGAGGCAACAGCTCGAGAAGAGCCTCAAGGTCCCACGTCATGACAAGTCAGACATGACAGCGAAGAAGCCCGTATGGCTAGATGATGAGTATATGAACAATGCTGTCAGGAGCAAACTGCCTATGTTCAGTAGAATTAAGGAGGCAGCATGGCACACCGC GAGGCTGAATGCCTTGAAGAATGAAAAAAAGGCATTTTTCAAAAAGATCTGTTGTATTATCAGCGTCCTTGGCTACATCAAACAAATGAAGCAGCCTACCGCCAACCCT ACACCATTATCACCGGAGACAATGAAGAAGTACAAGCACACCATCGATATTTTGACGTCAGATGTATTGCATCATGCAAG ATTGACTGATGGGCTGGTGTCAAAAAGACcaacaatttcaaaaagtttCACTACACAGCGACGACCTACAGTGTTTAAAAAGCCTGCTACCTCAGTATTGCGTGAAACTGTAGCAGCACGACGCAGTACCCTGCAACTCAATAAAGACGATCTAG CCTCAAATTTGACTGCGAACAGCTTGCGGAGCCCTGGCAA CGGATGGCAGGCATAG
- the LOC137387843 gene encoding sodium-dependent glucose transporter 1A-like yields MDNNRKTLILKLIKTMFLILVWVSLGLASEITGVTLQDLRERTGSDYEQISQAVAMRMTGMGVGALFGGWLMTKLTRFNDLILALSLTIGGILGIGIAYTTYVQAMYLEFTIQGIAETFIAIAGQQSLIKLWKEKSDSPMHILHCGYGAGSFLVPQIVKPFLSTRVAATASSFYIDNCFNQTNSSQEVKTEVNITEQDIQPENNNFEYGYLIVTAIEFVIAGVFYIYFWFNRKGEVGYQVEESQADSDAPKTTREMFSFNSCSPGHPWYAAILFGFLVIWFYIAIGGQMVFANYLYSYTRDLLCVNTDTAANIQTGFWVGFTAGRFAGFVVAIWIPMKVLTFLEAGGNMVSALVLYFSSENVTIIWIFACVSGFFVGPLYPTGIAWANRYITLTGVGYTLTLLGGAAAGVSFTVAIGWFFENTGPQPMLYFVVGYSALACSLAIFMHLVARTRGDKYERERRNRTSDTVELSSKD; encoded by the exons ATGGACAACAACAGAAAAACTTTGATTCTCAAACTAATTAAAACGATGTTCCTCATACTAGTATGGGTATCGCTG GGTTTGGCATCAGAGATCACCGGAGTTACGCTTCAAGACCTACGAGAAAGAACCGGTTCTGATTACGAGCAGATATCTCAGGCAGTAGCTATGAGAATGACTGGGATGGGTGTAGGAGCTTTGTTTG GTGGCTGGTTGATGACGAAGTTGACCCGCTTCAATGACCTCATACTTGCACTTAGCCTTACAATAGGAGGTATTCTGGGAATAGGCATAGCCTACACAACCTACGTGCAAGCTATGTATTTAGAGTTCACCATTCAAGGAATAGCGGAGACCTTTATAGCTATTG CGGGTCAGCAAAGCCTCATCAAACTCTGGAAGGAGAAGTCAGACTCCCCCATGCATATCCTACACTGTGGATATGGTGCAGGAAGTTTTCTAGTACCACAAATCGTTAAACCGTTTCTCAGCACAAGAGTTGCTGCAACTGCTAGCTCATTCTACATAGATAATTGCTTCAATCAAACCAACAGTTCACAAGAAGTGAAGACAGAAGTTAATATAACAGAACAAGATATCCAACCGGAAAACAATAATTTTGAGTATGGCTATTTAATTGTTACTGCCATTGAGTTTGTTATAGCTGGGGTCTTTTACATTTACTTTTGGTTCAACAGAAAAGGTGAGGTTGGGTACCAAGTTGAAGAGTCTCAGGCTGACTCTGACGCACCTAAGACTACGAGAGAAATGTTCAGTTTTAATAGCTGTTCTCCTGGGCATCCATGGTATGCTGCCATTCTATTCGGCTTTCTTGTTATTTGGTTCTACATCGCAATCGGGGGGCAGATGGTCTTTGCCAACTACTTGTACTCCTACACACGAGATTTACTGTGTGTAAACACTGACACAGCTGCCAATATCCAGACAGGATTTTGGGTAGGATTTACAGCAGGAAGGTTTGCTGGATTCGTTGTTGCTATCTGGATACCGATGAAAGTTCTTACATTTCTAGAAGCTGGAGGGAATATGGTCAGCGCCCTCGTATTGTACTTTAGCTCAGAGAATGTCACTATTATATGGATCTTTGCTTGTGTATCCGGATTCTTTGTTGGGCCCCTGTACCCTACAGGGATAGCCTGGGCCAACCGCTATATCACATTGACAGGAGTTGGCTATACGTTGACATTGCTGGGTGGTGCTGCCGCTGGGGTTTCATTCACTGTAGCCATCGGATGGTTCTTCGAGAATACCGGCCCTCAGCCGATGCTCTACTTCGTTGTGGGCTATAGCGCTCTCGCCTGTTCACTCGCCATCTTCATGCACTTAGTGGCAAGAACTAGGGGAGACAAATATGAACGAGAACGCCGAAACCGGACATCCGATACTGTAGAGCTGAGCTCGAAGGACTAG